The following proteins are co-located in the Gossypium hirsutum isolate 1008001.06 chromosome A02, Gossypium_hirsutum_v2.1, whole genome shotgun sequence genome:
- the LOC107951105 gene encoding histone H3.3, which produces MARTKQTARKSTGGKAPRKQLATKAARKSAPTTGGVKKPHRYRPGTVALREIRKYQKSTELLIRKLPFQRLVREIAQDFKTDLRFQSHAVLALQEAAEAYLVGLFEDTNLCAIHAKRVTIMPKDIQLARRIRGERA; this is translated from the exons ATGGCTCGTACGAAGCAAACTGCTCGCAAATCAACCGGAGGGAAGGCTCCCAGGAAGCAGCTCGCCACCAAG GCTGCAAGGAAATCTGCGCCTACGACCGGCGGAGTCAAGAAGCCTCACCGCTACCGTCCTGGAACCGTCGCCCTTCGTGAAATCCGTAAATATCAAAAGAGCACTGAACTTTTGATCCGCAAGTTACCCTTCCAGCGTCTTGTTCGTGAAATTGCCCAAGACTTCAAG ACGGATTTGAGGTTTCAAAGTCATGCGGTTCTGGCATTGCAGGAGGCTGCAGAGGCATACCTTGTGGGTTTGTTCGAGGATACCAACTTGTGCGCTATCCATGCCAAGAGGGTCACCATTATGCCCAAGGATATTCAACTCGCTAGGAGAATTCGTGGGGAGCGTGCTTaa